Genomic DNA from Carnobacterium divergens DSM 20623:
TGAGAAAACGATTAGCATTTCATTTGAATGCTAATCGTTTTTTATTATATAGGGGGGATAAAATGACAAAACGTGTAGGGATAGAGATTATTTTATTGATTGGATCGCCGTTAGTAATAGCTGAACTTCTGTTGCTCTTTTTTCAGTTTCCTTTTTTAGTAAGCAGCGCGGTAGGGTATTTTATTTTAGTACTTTTTCATTTGCCAGCTAATAGTCCACTGTCTGCTAGTGCTGATTTTGAAACAAAGAAAGTGAATCCGCATTTTAAAGCCAGTTTGCCTACAGCTTCGTCGATGAAACGACTAGATATGCTGAAATTTATGCTCCTTATTTTATTGTTGATTGGTTGCCTCTATTTGTATGTTGAGAAAATTAGATAATGATTTTTTTTCTATATGGCAGTGGGGTATGTTTCGCGACAGCCGTTTTTAAGTGTTGCTGCATTACACCAATTCCACCAAGTGAATCGAGTGGAAATAAAAGTGTCGTGCCTGAAGGCAGAATTTGACTGAGTAAAGGTTGAAACTTTTTTCCACCTAAGACAGTGATCGTTGTCTCGGAAACAGCAAGTTCCTGCCATTGTTTTTGAAGACTTTCTAGTTGTATCGTTTCGGCTGTTATTCCTTTTAAAGTAAAGCGCGTATCGTAAGTGTGTGGAATAACAGTAGAGGGTCTTAAAAAACCATAATAAGGAGATAATATGAGATAATGTGGATCAAATTCTAACGCATAGGCTTTAGCTAGACGGTGAAAAGTTCCTGTATAGGCAAATTGACTTTCAACGGCACCAATTTCTGGTTCTTTGTCCCAAATCTTGGGTTTACCAGAAGGAATAATCATCATCTTAAAAACTCCTTTCGTAAGGTTACTTAAACAAAGCTTGGTAGAAGACTCTTTAGGTGGAAACTCTTTTTTTAGGATTTTCCAGTATAATAAAGCATAACATAAGCCACAATAAAAAAAGGAGATTCTATGAAAAAAATAATTCAATTATTTGTGATTGCAGGATTAATCATTCTAATAGGTCATTATTTGATTATCTTATCAAGCAGTCTTTTTATTGGTGCTAGCTTAATCACTGAACTTGTTGGCATTTATATTGCATTGCGATTGCTGTTATTTGATAGTCGAAGTACCAATTCTAAGGTTGCTTGGATTGCTATTATCTTCATTCTTCCCATTTTTGGTGTTATTTGTTATTTTTTCTTTGGAAGAAATCCACAAAATCGACTATTTACGACAGCTCAAAAAAAAGAGCGAGAAAAATTGATTCAGCGAATTCATCATTTATCAGATCAATTAGAAGAACTGGTTGTACCAAAAACCTCTCAACGAATCGAATCCTTAACTGGCATCAAAGCTTTAAATGGCAATCGATTAACCCTCTTAACAGACGGTGATGAAACCTTTTCAGCAATTAAAAGGGCAATCAAGCAAGCAAAACACCATATTCATATTCAATATTATATTTACAAAAGCGATGAGTTAGGTACTGAACTACGAGATTTGTTGATTCAAAAAGCTAGAGAAGGTGTGGAAGTTCGGTTCCTTTATGATGGATTTGGTTCCAAAAAGTTAAACACAGCTTTTCTTACTCCGATGAAACAAGCAGGGATTGAGTTTTATGCCTATGATCCTATTTTTTCAATTTGGATTTCACGAACAGCCAATCTTAGAAACCATCGTAAAATTATTGTCATTGACGGTCAAATTGGTTTTACAGGCGGTTTAAATGTCGGCAATGAGTATCTAGGTAAAGTAGATCGATTTAAATTTTGGCGTGATACCCATTTGATGATCGAGGGCAATAGTGTGATTGAGCTTCAGGAAGCCTTTCTTTATGATTGGGTTTATATGGAAAATCGCAAAGAAGCTGCTAATCCATTTATTAAAGCCGAAGGGATTCAACATTATTTCCAACCAGAAGCGGTGGGAAACGAGTGGGTACAAGTGGTCTATGGTGGACCTTACGATCAAGAAAAATTGGTTCGAGATGCCATGCTTGATATGATTGATTCTGCAGAAGAATCGGTGTGGATAACGTCGCCTTATTTAGTTCCTGACGACGAATCATTAGCTGTGTTAAGAAGAACAGCGATGAGTGGCGTTGATGTTAAAATCTTGATTCCAGGAAAAGCGGATATGGCCTTGTCTTTCCATGGAAGTAATGCCTATATTGAAACACTTTTAGAAGCTGGAGCAGAAGTTTATTCCTATCGAGATGATTCCTTTATTCATGGGAAAATGCTCTTGATTGATGGCAAGCGAGGCGCCATTGGAACTGCGAATTTTGATATTCGAAGCTTTCGGTTAAATCACGAAATGATGTCCTTTATTTATGAAGCGTCACCAGCTCTTGATAAAATGAAAGCAAATTACATTGAAGATCTTGAAAATAGTTATTTAAACAATCTTGAAGCGATGAAGCAACGTTCGCTAATCCAAAAATTAAAAGAACAGTTGGCAAGTCTTTTTACACCGATTTTATAACTACCAAAAAAGTCACTCAACAAACGTTTTGTTTTTGAATGACTTTTTTTGGTAGTTTTATTTTTTTCTAGCTGAAACTAACAGCATCATCGGTCTTCTAAGCTCGTCTTGCATCTCTGGAATAGTCGCCAGTAATTCAGGCGCAGGTTCAGGCTCAACGATTGACGTAATGTCGAATC
This window encodes:
- the cls gene encoding cardiolipin synthase translates to MKKIIQLFVIAGLIILIGHYLIILSSSLFIGASLITELVGIYIALRLLLFDSRSTNSKVAWIAIIFILPIFGVICYFFFGRNPQNRLFTTAQKKEREKLIQRIHHLSDQLEELVVPKTSQRIESLTGIKALNGNRLTLLTDGDETFSAIKRAIKQAKHHIHIQYYIYKSDELGTELRDLLIQKAREGVEVRFLYDGFGSKKLNTAFLTPMKQAGIEFYAYDPIFSIWISRTANLRNHRKIIVIDGQIGFTGGLNVGNEYLGKVDRFKFWRDTHLMIEGNSVIELQEAFLYDWVYMENRKEAANPFIKAEGIQHYFQPEAVGNEWVQVVYGGPYDQEKLVRDAMLDMIDSAEESVWITSPYLVPDDESLAVLRRTAMSGVDVKILIPGKADMALSFHGSNAYIETLLEAGAEVYSYRDDSFIHGKMLLIDGKRGAIGTANFDIRSFRLNHEMMSFIYEASPALDKMKANYIEDLENSYLNNLEAMKQRSLIQKLKEQLASLFTPIL
- a CDS encoding DUF6884 domain-containing protein; translation: MMIIPSGKPKIWDKEPEIGAVESQFAYTGTFHRLAKAYALEFDPHYLILSPYYGFLRPSTVIPHTYDTRFTLKGITAETIQLESLQKQWQELAVSETTITVLGGKKFQPLLSQILPSGTTLLFPLDSLGGIGVMQQHLKTAVAKHTPLPYRKKIII